The following proteins come from a genomic window of Anas platyrhynchos isolate ZD024472 breed Pekin duck chromosome 20, IASCAAS_PekinDuck_T2T, whole genome shotgun sequence:
- the SMYD4 gene encoding SET and MYND domain-containing protein 4 translates to MALPVEEWRRCAERCRAALGPVLRERLEAAPLGEALRLGCGLLRPGAEEAAALQRLCLRASTGKEPAAARWYRQEGNRRFGRGCYGDAALLYSQAASHELPGSPEVSLCFANRSAALFHLGHFEVCLEDIARAQSHGYPDRLLPKVLLRKVECLLCLGRVQDAADALAAVENKIAVDGIMTGAEHQTLLKKLNQLKLKVRERESCPEPAREACGDAQRESEIWEENDSISGASSSLSLKFNAEKGRHLVASQDILPGQNLLKEEAFVSVLCPEEGESHLLQDSSEMVWDAQVTNADLYCHRCLKQLLASVPCRGCSYAKYCSQNCADTAWEQYHRTECSLGGLLLTLGVFCHVALRTVLLAGFSEVSRLVEQSHDDDDDLPNTKTRCKHPSEAPATRTGSRAIPGCNDNGQYQSSYRAVFNLLPHAEKHSPEHKFLCMLSVVAICRKLQEAGLEAAVLNQESSEKGSGPKACEKTSDELSPELQIMAEAMLRHVLQLQCNAQAITVMQELGSGDGAVVNRKPVRLATAFFPVLSLLNHSCSPNISVSFSGTAATVRASQPISSGQEIFHCYGPHRCRMKVAERQQLLSQYFFECRCQACLEELESDNKSVVSMRNSFCCPSCQASMQGEDVLCCSNEACARSVSRESLSRHLRDLQRQIKQALELLRDSKADEAIKMLLKCQMDARNFLSPEHLLMGEMEDHLAQVYATLGKWQEAARHLEKSIQIVEMHHGPSSVEMGHELFKLAQILFNGFAVSEALSTIQRAEKILTVHCGPQSTQIRELREMKTCLLELPRSILQRT, encoded by the exons ATGGCGCTGCCGGTGGAGGAATGGCGGCGCTGCGCCGAGCGGTGCCGGGCAGCGCTAGGGCCGGTGCTGAGGGAACGGCTGGAGGCGGCGCCGCTGGGCGAGGCGCTGCGGTTGGGCTGCGGCCTCCTCAG GCCGGGAgcggaggaggcggcggccCTGCAGCGGCTGTGCCTCAGGGCGAGCACCGGCAAGGAGCCCGCGGCCGCTCGCTGGTACCGGCAGGAGGGGAACCGGCGGTTCGGCCGCGGGTGCTATGGGGATGCTGCGCTGCTCTACTCGCAG GCAGCGTCCCATGAGCTCCCCGGCAGCCCCGAGGTGTCCCTGTGCTTCGCCAACCGCTCTGCAGCCCTCTTCCACCTCGGCCACTTTGAG GTTTGCTTGGAAGATATTGCCAGGGCTCAGAGTCATGGCTATCCGGACAGACTGCTGCCCAAGGTCTTGCTGCGGAAAGTGGAATGCCTGCTGTGCCTGGGGAGGGTGCAGGATGCTGCAGACGCCCTCGCTGCAGTGGAGAATAAAATTGCTGTGGATGGGATTATGACTGGTGCTGAACACCAGACGCTGCTGAAAAAGTTAAATCAATTGAAGCTTAAAGTACGTGAGAGAGAGAGCTGTCCAGAGCCTGCACGAGAAGCGTGTGGTGATGCTCAAAGAGAGTCAGAGATCTGGGAAGAGAACGACAGTATTTCGGGTGCGTCCTCATCTTTGAGCTTGAAGTTCAATGCAGAGAAAGGACGTCACTTGGTGGCCTCACAGGACATCCTGCCGGGACAGAACCTGTTGAAAGAGGAGGCCTTTGTAAGCGTGCTCTGCCCAGAAGAAGGGGAGAGCCAcctgctgcaggacagcagtgaAATGGTGTGGGATGCTCAAGTCACTAATGCAGATCTGTATTGCCACCGCTGTCTGAAGCAGCTTTTAGCCTCTGTGCCTTGCCGTGGGTGCAGTTATGCGAAGTACTGCAGCCAAAACTGTGCAGATACGGCGTGGGAGCAATACCACAGGACAGAGTGCTCCTTGGGAGGGCTGCTCCTCACGTTAGGGGTCTTCTGCCACGTTGCTTTAAGGACTGTTCTACTGGCAGGATTTTCAGAGGTTAGCAGGCTTGTGGAGCAGTcccatgatgatgatgatgatctTCCTAACACCAAGACAAGATGTAAACATCCCAGTGAGGCACCAGCTACAAGAACTGGATCCAGAGCTATCCCTGGTTGTAATGATAATGGCCAGTACCAGAGTTCTTACCGAGCTGTGTTCAACCTCTTGCCACATGCTGAGAAGCATAGCCCTGAACACAAGTTCCTCTGCATGCTGAGTGTAGTGGCTATATGCAGAAAACTGCAAGAAGCCGGTCTGGAGGCTGCTGTTCTGAATCAGGAATCATCTGAGAAGGGATCCGGACCGAAGGCATGTGAAAAAACATCTGATGAGCTGTCTCCAGAGCTGCAGATTATGGCAGAAGCAATGCTGAGGCATGTGTTGCAGCTGCAATGCAATGCACAAGCGATCACCGTAATGCAGGAGTTGG GGTCTGGAGATGGTGCTGTTGTAAATAGGAAACCTGTGCGCCTGGCAACAGCCTTCTTCCCTGTCCTCAGCCTTCTGAACCATTCGTGCAGCCCCAATATCAGTGTGTCATTTAGTGGGACAGCTGCCACTGTCAGGGCCTCACAGCCAATCTCAAGCGGCCAGGAGATTTTCCATTGCTATG GGCCTCACCGATGTAGAATGAAGGTTGCTGAGAGACAACAGCTGCTCAGTCAGTATTTCTTTGAGTGCCGCTGTCAGGCGTGCCTTGAGGAGTTAGAGTCTGACAACAAGAGTGTGGTGTCCATGAGAAACTCATTCTGCTGTCCTAGCTGCCAGGCTTCAATGCAG GGGGAAGACGTGCTTTGTTGTTCAAATGAAGCTTGTGCGCGCTCAGTCAGCAGAGAGAGCCTGTCACGGCATTTACGAGACCTTCAGCGACAAATCAAGCAAGCATTAGAACTGCTAAGAGACAGCAAGGCTG ATGAGGCTATCAAAATGCTCCTAAAGTGTCAGATGGATGCTAGAAACTTCTTGTCACCGGAGCATTTGCTGATGGGAGAGATGGAGGATCATCTGGCACAGGTCTATGCTACTCTTG gaaAGTGGCAGGAAGCAGCCAGACACCTAGAGAAGAGCATTCAGATTGTGGAAATGCATCACGGGCCATCAAGTGTAGAAATGGGTCATGAACTCTTCAAACTGGCACAAATTCTCTTCAATGG